TTCCTTCGTTTTTACGCCCGAAAATCGTATTCCTTTTTTATAAATCTTCAACCCAATATATAGAAGCAATTTTAAAAAATTTGCACCACGACTATGTCCAATACGTTAGCGACGACCCATTGGCTCCGGGCGAAACTTCCCCGCTATTCCAAACCAAGGATTCCAGAATTATTTCCTATCGTGTTCGCGGAAATGTGAATGATAACTCTCTCCGTTTCCTAAATTCAGATTTATTGATATTAGATAGTTATAATTCGGAAGCAGGTGGAGGCACAGGAGAAAGTTTTCCTTGGGAACAGGTTTCGGAAGTCAGAAGGCCTTATCTACTCGCAGGTGGACTAACTCCGGAGAACGTCGCGAAGGCACTTTCGCAAACCAAAGCATACGGAGTGGATGTGGCTAGCGGCGTGGAATCTTCTCCCGGAATTAAGGACCAAAAACTCATTCGGAATTTTATCAGAAATGCAAAACAATTCTCTTACAACGGAAACTAATTCTCCGGATCTGACGGAAGCCCTGGATACTCCGATGATGAGGCAGTATCTGGAGATCAAGGCAAAGTTCCCTGATTCTATCCTATTCTTCCGAATGGGAGATTTTTATGAGATGTTTTTGGAAGATGCAAAAATTGCCTCAGCGATCCTAGATATTGCGCTTACAAAAAGACAAAACTCAGTTCCGATGTGCGGTATACCGTTCCATAGTAAGGACGGATATATTTCCAGGTTGCTTTCTGCAGGCAAGAAGATAGCGGTCTGCGAACAATCCAGACCCGAAGACGGAAATACAAAACTGATGACCAGAGACGTAGTGAGAATCATCACTCCTGGAACAGTTATAGAAGAACATTTGCTTTCAGGATTCCAAAATAATTATCTATGCGTGTTGG
The window above is part of the Leptospira licerasiae serovar Varillal str. VAR 010 genome. Proteins encoded here:
- a CDS encoding phosphoribosylanthranilate isomerase, producing the protein MSQTPKVKICGIRKVDDLKICVEEAADLIGINFVSSSPRLVSPKEAEILVTYLYTSVPSFLRPKIVFLFYKSSTQYIEAILKNLHHDYVQYVSDDPLAPGETSPLFQTKDSRIISYRVRGNVNDNSLRFLNSDLLILDSYNSEAGGGTGESFPWEQVSEVRRPYLLAGGLTPENVAKALSQTKAYGVDVASGVESSPGIKDQKLIRNFIRNAKQFSYNGN